A genomic segment from Streptomyces antibioticus encodes:
- a CDS encoding class I SAM-dependent methyltransferase, with amino-acid sequence MARRSDAAVHHPVFARWYARFSVAAETRGGLGVVRERLLGGLAGRVIEVGAGNGMNFSHYPGAVSEVVAIEPEGRLRELAREAALRAEVPVDVVPGVAEALPVKSEAFDAAVVSLVLCSVRDVPRVLGELRRVLRPGGEVRFLEHGPGGGRAMRFTQRALDRTVWPPLVGGCHLTRDTVSALRDAGFTLGPYRRITLPEEGPRLPYSYCVLGSAVRPS; translated from the coding sequence ATGGCGAGACGGTCCGATGCCGCCGTGCATCATCCGGTGTTCGCCCGTTGGTATGCCCGGTTCAGTGTCGCCGCCGAGACGCGGGGCGGGCTGGGTGTCGTGCGGGAGCGGTTGCTCGGTGGGCTGGCCGGGCGGGTCATCGAGGTGGGGGCCGGGAACGGGATGAACTTCTCGCACTATCCCGGTGCCGTCAGCGAGGTCGTCGCCATCGAGCCGGAGGGGCGGTTGCGGGAGCTGGCGCGGGAGGCCGCCCTGCGTGCCGAGGTGCCCGTGGACGTGGTGCCGGGGGTGGCGGAGGCACTGCCGGTCAAGAGCGAGGCGTTCGACGCGGCCGTGGTGTCGTTGGTGCTGTGCAGTGTGCGGGACGTGCCGCGCGTGCTCGGGGAGTTGCGGCGGGTGCTGCGGCCCGGGGGCGAGGTGCGGTTCCTCGAACACGGGCCGGGTGGCGGGCGGGCGATGCGGTTCACGCAGCGCGCGCTGGACCGTACGGTGTGGCCCCCGCTCGTCGGCGGCTGTCATCTCACCCGGGACACGGTGTCCGCCCTGCGGGACGCGGGGTTCACGCTCGGGCCGTACCGGCGGATCACACTGCCGGAGGAGGGGCCGAGGCTGCCGTACTCGTACTGTGTGCTCGGAAGCGCGGTGCGGCCCTCATAG